Proteins encoded in a region of the Populus alba chromosome 13, ASM523922v2, whole genome shotgun sequence genome:
- the LOC118060937 gene encoding uncharacterized protein isoform X1 — protein MVEEHGGFHLWAGGDNGNGFEDSEDFERLLYGNNDNESNELGFEANQKIIDTPKLSHDQQDEMARKLMQLNPLGLHLSITPNLMNSITNPNYTTAVEAGATYESSDQSRTSSDFGQQQMSEKLKASNFAATFIKIGSWERKSRNEGDLVAKCYFAKKKLVWELLKGGLKNKIEIQWNDIIGINALMQENQLGILQIELNQPPTFHEETDPQPRKHTIWKPASDFTGGQASIFRRHFLTFPAGYLDKHYEKLLLNEPRLFELSKQSFPTLKNPYFRSKFHGNRGISFDFNRSGQDIHPGMQFNFPNFPPHPVQIQHFQPYGHTGLSSFKEIPSPSSVMDFSPSDTCNVLESPRIALWGQGMSNYTDALARSQGLVPGVPSTEVHPAVPLQNYNFTSSGQGAEFNNSYAAKALSDLENQLLGDMQVGSYDEKYHMERVMSLNQLVNLNEKVNPESNNASQETFYSQDSSAEENLVFSTGENANEISGQFYEQQPITSMPQIHTANLLMPQQWNNLPYDCVNNPNLTVDEFGHVKNFDSSNWS, from the exons ATGGTTGAAGAACATGGTGGATTCCATTTGTGGGCTGGTGGTGATAATGGTAATGGTTTTGAAGATTCAGAAGATTTTGAGAGATTGCTTTATGgaaataatgataatgaaagTAATGAGCTTGGGTTTGAAGCAAACCAGAAAATTATAGATACACCCAAATTGAGCCATGATCAG CAGGATGAGATGGCTAGAAAGCTTATGCAGTTGAATCCACTTGGTTTACATCTCAGTATAACACCAAACTTGATGAACTCAATAACGAATCCAAACTATACTACAGCAGTTGAAGCCGGGGCAACCTATGAATCAAGTGACCAAAGCAGGACTAGCAGTGATTTTGGTCAGCAACAAATGTCCGAGAAGTTGAAGGCCTCCAACTTTGCTGCCACATTTATCAAAATCGGATCTTGGGAG AGAAAATCTAGAAATGAAGGTGATCTAGTGGCTAAATGTTATTTTGCTAAAAAGAAGCTGGTGTGGGAACTCTTGAAAGGGGGTCTGAAAAACAAGATTGAGATTCAATGGAATGATATAATTGGAATAAATGCTTTAATGCAGGAGAATCAGCTTGGAATTCTACAAATTGAG TTAAACCAGCCTCCTACCTTCCATGAGGAAACCGATCCGCAACCACGGAAACATACCATTTGGAAGCCAGCATCAGACTTCACTGGAGGGCAAGCTTCCATTTTCAG GAGGCATTTTCTTACATTTCCTGCTGGATACCTTGACAAACACTATGAGAAGCTTCTACTTAATGAACCGCGGCTGTTTGAATTGAGCAAGCAGTCTTTTCCAACGCTGAAAAATCCCTACTTCCGTTCTAAGTTTCACGGCAATAGAGGAATCTCTTTCGATTTTAATCGAAGTGGACAGGATATCCACCCCGGAATGCAGTTTAATTTTCCAAATTTTCCTCCACATCCAGTCCAGATTCAGCATTTTCAACCTTATGGACATACAGGCTTGTCATCTTTCAAGGAAATTCCTTCACCATCATCAG TCATGGATTTTTCGCCTTCAGATACCTGCAATGTCCTCGAGAGTCCAAGGATAGCTCTCTGGGGTCAAGGGATGAGCAATTACACAGATGCTTTAGCAAGGAGTCAAGGTCTAGTTCCTGGTGTCCCATCAACTGAGGTGCATCCAGCTGTTCCTTTGCAGAACTACAACTTTACAAGTTCAGGTCAGGGAGCTGAGTTTAATAATAGCTATGCAGCTAAAGCTTTGAGTGACCTCGAAAACCAATTGCTTGGTGACATGCAAGTTGGAAGCTACGATGAGAAGTATCATATGGAAAGGGTCATGTCGCTGAACCAATTAGTCAATCTTAACGAGAAAGTTAACCCAGAAAGTAATAATGCTTCCCAGGAAACTTTCTACAGTCAAGATAGTAGTGCCGAGGAGAACTTGGTATTTAGTACCGGAGAGAATGCAAATGAAATTAGTGGGCAATTTTATGAGCAGCAGCCAATTACTAGCATGCCTCAGATTCATACTGCCAATCTGCTGATGCCTCAACAATGGAACAACTTGCCCTATGATTGTGTCAATAACCCTAACCTAACAGTCGATGAGTTTGGACATGTTAAAAACTTCGACAGCAGCAATTGGAGCTGA
- the LOC118060937 gene encoding uncharacterized protein isoform X2 — MVEEHGGFHLWAGGDNGNGFEDSEDFERLLYGNNDNESNELGFEANQKIIDTPKLSHDQDEMARKLMQLNPLGLHLSITPNLMNSITNPNYTTAVEAGATYESSDQSRTSSDFGQQQMSEKLKASNFAATFIKIGSWERKSRNEGDLVAKCYFAKKKLVWELLKGGLKNKIEIQWNDIIGINALMQENQLGILQIELNQPPTFHEETDPQPRKHTIWKPASDFTGGQASIFRRHFLTFPAGYLDKHYEKLLLNEPRLFELSKQSFPTLKNPYFRSKFHGNRGISFDFNRSGQDIHPGMQFNFPNFPPHPVQIQHFQPYGHTGLSSFKEIPSPSSVMDFSPSDTCNVLESPRIALWGQGMSNYTDALARSQGLVPGVPSTEVHPAVPLQNYNFTSSGQGAEFNNSYAAKALSDLENQLLGDMQVGSYDEKYHMERVMSLNQLVNLNEKVNPESNNASQETFYSQDSSAEENLVFSTGENANEISGQFYEQQPITSMPQIHTANLLMPQQWNNLPYDCVNNPNLTVDEFGHVKNFDSSNWS; from the exons ATGGTTGAAGAACATGGTGGATTCCATTTGTGGGCTGGTGGTGATAATGGTAATGGTTTTGAAGATTCAGAAGATTTTGAGAGATTGCTTTATGgaaataatgataatgaaagTAATGAGCTTGGGTTTGAAGCAAACCAGAAAATTATAGATACACCCAAATTGAGCCATGATCAG GATGAGATGGCTAGAAAGCTTATGCAGTTGAATCCACTTGGTTTACATCTCAGTATAACACCAAACTTGATGAACTCAATAACGAATCCAAACTATACTACAGCAGTTGAAGCCGGGGCAACCTATGAATCAAGTGACCAAAGCAGGACTAGCAGTGATTTTGGTCAGCAACAAATGTCCGAGAAGTTGAAGGCCTCCAACTTTGCTGCCACATTTATCAAAATCGGATCTTGGGAG AGAAAATCTAGAAATGAAGGTGATCTAGTGGCTAAATGTTATTTTGCTAAAAAGAAGCTGGTGTGGGAACTCTTGAAAGGGGGTCTGAAAAACAAGATTGAGATTCAATGGAATGATATAATTGGAATAAATGCTTTAATGCAGGAGAATCAGCTTGGAATTCTACAAATTGAG TTAAACCAGCCTCCTACCTTCCATGAGGAAACCGATCCGCAACCACGGAAACATACCATTTGGAAGCCAGCATCAGACTTCACTGGAGGGCAAGCTTCCATTTTCAG GAGGCATTTTCTTACATTTCCTGCTGGATACCTTGACAAACACTATGAGAAGCTTCTACTTAATGAACCGCGGCTGTTTGAATTGAGCAAGCAGTCTTTTCCAACGCTGAAAAATCCCTACTTCCGTTCTAAGTTTCACGGCAATAGAGGAATCTCTTTCGATTTTAATCGAAGTGGACAGGATATCCACCCCGGAATGCAGTTTAATTTTCCAAATTTTCCTCCACATCCAGTCCAGATTCAGCATTTTCAACCTTATGGACATACAGGCTTGTCATCTTTCAAGGAAATTCCTTCACCATCATCAG TCATGGATTTTTCGCCTTCAGATACCTGCAATGTCCTCGAGAGTCCAAGGATAGCTCTCTGGGGTCAAGGGATGAGCAATTACACAGATGCTTTAGCAAGGAGTCAAGGTCTAGTTCCTGGTGTCCCATCAACTGAGGTGCATCCAGCTGTTCCTTTGCAGAACTACAACTTTACAAGTTCAGGTCAGGGAGCTGAGTTTAATAATAGCTATGCAGCTAAAGCTTTGAGTGACCTCGAAAACCAATTGCTTGGTGACATGCAAGTTGGAAGCTACGATGAGAAGTATCATATGGAAAGGGTCATGTCGCTGAACCAATTAGTCAATCTTAACGAGAAAGTTAACCCAGAAAGTAATAATGCTTCCCAGGAAACTTTCTACAGTCAAGATAGTAGTGCCGAGGAGAACTTGGTATTTAGTACCGGAGAGAATGCAAATGAAATTAGTGGGCAATTTTATGAGCAGCAGCCAATTACTAGCATGCCTCAGATTCATACTGCCAATCTGCTGATGCCTCAACAATGGAACAACTTGCCCTATGATTGTGTCAATAACCCTAACCTAACAGTCGATGAGTTTGGACATGTTAAAAACTTCGACAGCAGCAATTGGAGCTGA
- the LOC118060937 gene encoding uncharacterized protein isoform X3, whose product MVEEHGGFHLWAGGDNGNGFEDSEDFERLLYGNNDNESNELGFEANQKIIDTPKLSHDQQDEMARKLMQLNPLGLHLSITPNLMNSITNPNYTTAVEAGATYESSDQSRTSSDFGQQQMSEKLKASNFAATFIKIGSWERKSRNEGDLVAKCYFAKKKLVWELLKGGLKNKIEIQWNDIIGINALMQENQLGILQIELNQPPTFHEETDPQPRKHTIWKPASDFTGGQASIFRRHFLTFPAGYLDKHYEKLLLNEPRLFELSKQSFPTLKNPYFRSKFHGNRGISFDFNRSGQDIHPGMQFNFPNFPPHPVQIQHFQPYGHTGLSSFKEIPSPSSDTCNVLESPRIALWGQGMSNYTDALARSQGLVPGVPSTEVHPAVPLQNYNFTSSGQGAEFNNSYAAKALSDLENQLLGDMQVGSYDEKYHMERVMSLNQLVNLNEKVNPESNNASQETFYSQDSSAEENLVFSTGENANEISGQFYEQQPITSMPQIHTANLLMPQQWNNLPYDCVNNPNLTVDEFGHVKNFDSSNWS is encoded by the exons ATGGTTGAAGAACATGGTGGATTCCATTTGTGGGCTGGTGGTGATAATGGTAATGGTTTTGAAGATTCAGAAGATTTTGAGAGATTGCTTTATGgaaataatgataatgaaagTAATGAGCTTGGGTTTGAAGCAAACCAGAAAATTATAGATACACCCAAATTGAGCCATGATCAG CAGGATGAGATGGCTAGAAAGCTTATGCAGTTGAATCCACTTGGTTTACATCTCAGTATAACACCAAACTTGATGAACTCAATAACGAATCCAAACTATACTACAGCAGTTGAAGCCGGGGCAACCTATGAATCAAGTGACCAAAGCAGGACTAGCAGTGATTTTGGTCAGCAACAAATGTCCGAGAAGTTGAAGGCCTCCAACTTTGCTGCCACATTTATCAAAATCGGATCTTGGGAG AGAAAATCTAGAAATGAAGGTGATCTAGTGGCTAAATGTTATTTTGCTAAAAAGAAGCTGGTGTGGGAACTCTTGAAAGGGGGTCTGAAAAACAAGATTGAGATTCAATGGAATGATATAATTGGAATAAATGCTTTAATGCAGGAGAATCAGCTTGGAATTCTACAAATTGAG TTAAACCAGCCTCCTACCTTCCATGAGGAAACCGATCCGCAACCACGGAAACATACCATTTGGAAGCCAGCATCAGACTTCACTGGAGGGCAAGCTTCCATTTTCAG GAGGCATTTTCTTACATTTCCTGCTGGATACCTTGACAAACACTATGAGAAGCTTCTACTTAATGAACCGCGGCTGTTTGAATTGAGCAAGCAGTCTTTTCCAACGCTGAAAAATCCCTACTTCCGTTCTAAGTTTCACGGCAATAGAGGAATCTCTTTCGATTTTAATCGAAGTGGACAGGATATCCACCCCGGAATGCAGTTTAATTTTCCAAATTTTCCTCCACATCCAGTCCAGATTCAGCATTTTCAACCTTATGGACATACAGGCTTGTCATCTTTCAAGGAAATTCCTTCACCATCATCAG ATACCTGCAATGTCCTCGAGAGTCCAAGGATAGCTCTCTGGGGTCAAGGGATGAGCAATTACACAGATGCTTTAGCAAGGAGTCAAGGTCTAGTTCCTGGTGTCCCATCAACTGAGGTGCATCCAGCTGTTCCTTTGCAGAACTACAACTTTACAAGTTCAGGTCAGGGAGCTGAGTTTAATAATAGCTATGCAGCTAAAGCTTTGAGTGACCTCGAAAACCAATTGCTTGGTGACATGCAAGTTGGAAGCTACGATGAGAAGTATCATATGGAAAGGGTCATGTCGCTGAACCAATTAGTCAATCTTAACGAGAAAGTTAACCCAGAAAGTAATAATGCTTCCCAGGAAACTTTCTACAGTCAAGATAGTAGTGCCGAGGAGAACTTGGTATTTAGTACCGGAGAGAATGCAAATGAAATTAGTGGGCAATTTTATGAGCAGCAGCCAATTACTAGCATGCCTCAGATTCATACTGCCAATCTGCTGATGCCTCAACAATGGAACAACTTGCCCTATGATTGTGTCAATAACCCTAACCTAACAGTCGATGAGTTTGGACATGTTAAAAACTTCGACAGCAGCAATTGGAGCTGA